A DNA window from Dama dama isolate Ldn47 chromosome 19, ASM3311817v1, whole genome shotgun sequence contains the following coding sequences:
- the LOC133074042 gene encoding phospholysine phosphohistidine inorganic pyrophosphate phosphatase-like, producing MAAWSERLAGVRGVLLDISGVLYDGGEGGGAAIAGSVEAVARLKRSRLKVRFCTNESQKSRVDLVGLLRRLGFDVSEGEVTAPAPAACLILKQRGLRPHLLVHDDAGEGFSYRNMNKAFQVLMELEKPVLFSLGKGRYYKETSGLMLDVGPYMKALEYACGIKAEVVGKPSPEFFKSALQEMGVEAHEA from the coding sequence ATGGCCGCGTGGAGCGAGCGGCTGGCCGGCGTGCGCGGGGTGCTGCTGGACATCTCTGGCGTGTTATACGACGGTGGTGAGGGCGGTGGCGCGGCGATCGCCGGCTCCGTGGAGGCGGTGGCGAGACTGAAGCGGTCCCGACTGAAGGTCAGGTTCTGCACCAACGAGTCGCAGAAGTCGCGGGTGGATCTGGTGGGGCTGCTGCGACGGCTGGGCTTCGACGTCTCCGAGGGCGAGGTGACCGCCCCGGCCCCCGCCGCCTGCCTGATCCTGAAGCAGCGAGGTCTGCGGCCACACCTGCTTGTCCATGACGACGCCGGAGAAGGCTTTTCTTATCGAAACATGAATAAAGCTTTCCAGGTGCTCATGGAGCTGGAAAAGCCCGTGCTCTTCTCACTGGGAAAAGGACGCTACTACAAGGAGACCTCTGGCCTGATGCTGGACGTCGGTCCCTACATGAAGGCACTTGAGTATGCCTGTGGTATCAAAGCCGAGGTGGTGGGAAAGCCTTCCCCCGAGTTTTTCAAGTCCGCCCTGCAAGAGATGGGAGTGGAAGCCCACGAGGCATGA
- the RNF7 gene encoding RING-box protein 2 isoform X1: MADVEDGEEPCALSSHSGSSGSKSGGDKMFSLKKWNAVAMWSWDVECDTCAICRVQVMDACLRCQAENKQEDCVVVWGECNHSFHNCCMSLWVKQNNRCPLCQQDWVVQRIGK, translated from the exons ATGGCCGACGTGGAAGACGGTGAGGAACCCTGCGCCCTGTCGTCTCACTCGGGGAGCTCAGGATCCAAGTCGGGCGGCGACAAAATGTTCTCTCTCAAGAAGTGGAACGCTGTGGCCATGTGGAGCTGGGACGTGGAGTGCGATACGTGCGCCATCTGCAGGGTCCAGGTGATGG ATGCCTGTCTTAGATGTCAAGCTGAAAACAAACAAGAGGATTGTGTTG ttgtctGGGGAGAATGTAATCATTCCTTCCACAACTGCTGCATGTCCCTGTGGGTGAAACAGAACAATCGCTGCCCTCTCTGCCAGCAGGACTGGGTGGTCCAGAGAATCGGGAAGTGA
- the RNF7 gene encoding RING-box protein 2 isoform X2: MADVEDGEEPCALSSHSGSSGSKSGGDKMFSLKKWNAVAMWSWDVECDTCAICRVQMPVLDVKLKTNKRIVLLSGENVIIPSTTAACPCG; the protein is encoded by the exons ATGGCCGACGTGGAAGACGGTGAGGAACCCTGCGCCCTGTCGTCTCACTCGGGGAGCTCAGGATCCAAGTCGGGCGGCGACAAAATGTTCTCTCTCAAGAAGTGGAACGCTGTGGCCATGTGGAGCTGGGACGTGGAGTGCGATACGTGCGCCATCTGCAGGGTCCAG ATGCCTGTCTTAGATGTCAAGCTGAAAACAAACAAGAGGATTGTGTTG ttgtctGGGGAGAATGTAATCATTCCTTCCACAACTGCTGCATGTCCCTGTGGGTGA